In Neisseria perflava, the DNA window GATCGGTTCGCACAAAGTCAACGGCGTGGCCAAAATCCACTCCGATTTGATGACCACATCCATCTTTGCCGACTTCGCCAAAGTATTCCCAGAACGCTTTACCAATGTAACCAACGGCGTAACCCCGCGCCGCTGGATTAACATCGCCAACCCGGGCCTGACCAAATTCTTGGACAAACATCTGGGCAACGAAGACTGGCGCCTGCATTTGGATAACCTGACCAAGCTCAACGACAAAGTGGACGATGCCTCCGTACAGGCAGAGTTCGGCGCAGTGAAAAAAGCCGCCAAAGAGCGCCTTGCTAAATACATCGAAACCGAGCTGGGCATCAAGGTTAATACCGATGCACTTTTCGACATCCAAATCAAACGTATCCACGAGTACAAACGTCAAGCATTGAACGTGATGCACATTGTCGACCGTTATAACAAAATCTTGGAAAACCCGGATTTCGATTGGCAGCCGCGCGTGTTCATCTTTGCCGGTAAAGCCGCATCTGCTTATTACATGGCGAAGAAAATCATCCGACTGATTAACGATGTTGCCAAAGTCATCAACAACGACCCCCGTATCCGCGACCTGATTAAAGTTGTGTTCATCCCGAACTACAGCGTCAGCCTCGCCCAAATCATCATCCCGGCCGCCGATTTGCACGAACAAATCTCACTGGCGGGTACGGAAGCATCCGGCACCAGCAACATGAAATTCGCCCTCAACGGCGCGCTCTGCATGGGTACGCTGGACGGCGCGAACGTCGAGATTTTGGAAAAAGTCGGCGCGGACAACTGCTTTATCTTCGGTAACACCGTAGAACAAGTCGAAGAACTCCGCCGCAACGGTTACGACCCATTGAGCTATATCGAACGAGACAGCGACCTGCGCCGCGTCGTCAACCAAATCAGCCAAGGCACTTTCTCTCCGGAAGAGCCAAACCGCTACAACGACGTGTTGCAACCATACGGCGACTTCTATCAACTGATGGCCGATTTCCGCAGTTACATCGACACGCAATACAAAGCGGACGAACACTACCGCAACGTATCCGCATGGCGCAAATCAGCCTTGATCAACATCGCCAACATGGGCTTCTTCTCATCCGACCGCTCCATCGCCGACTACTGCCGCGATATTTGGTACATCAAACCATTGAGCGAAAAAGAACTGCCCGGCAAAAATTAAGCGTTGAGCAGATAGCGAAAGCCGATACATCGGAAAGGTGTATCGGCTTTTTCAGACGGCATGATATAGAAAGGAGTAAAACAGTATGGTTGTATCGCTGTTTTAGCGTATTTCTAAATGATTCAATTTTAAAATCGATATTTAAAATTTAGTAGCCATTCATTCTGACGGTAGCGGTAATGTGCTGTATTGCTATGGGAGATTGAGCGTCTGAAACGAAACTCAGGGTACACGCCTTTAAGGTTCCACTGCGGAAAGCCCACAACGGCTATCATTATGTATTGATTGTCGCGCCGCCGTCTGTTGTCGCTGACAAAATTTGCCGCGTCATAAAGACTGCGGCGGTGAAGCAGGATGGCGTTGAGGTAAGTACCGCTTGAAAAAAAACTATACGCTCCCAGCCGTGTTGTATATTCCTTGCTGGAAGAAGATTTTTCGGGATAGGCTTTGCGTGTTGCATCAAAGTTGGCGAACAGACCGCTTTTCGGCGTGATGGAAAATTCCGCCCCCGCGCCCAGTTCGTATTGTTTGTAGTCTGCAAAATAATCTTTGCTTTGTCCGCCGTATCCGGTCTTTTTCGCTCCGGCACGGGCATTGACACGCCAGCGCGGGGAGAGTGTGCGCGACCAGTCGGCATCCACACCCCATGCGCGGTAGTGGGTGTGGCGGTTGCGGAAGTCGTATTCGAAATAGGGCAGCAGGGAAAATGAGGAGCGTGCGTCGGCATAGGCGTATCCCGCGTACAGCGAACCGTTGTGATAGCCGTAATCCGGCATGGCCGCCGAATCTTTGTCTTTTTCCGTGTAGCGGTTGCCGTACAGCACACTGCGCACCTGTACACCGTGATGCCCTTTGAGCGGGACGGTTTTTTCGGCGGTCGCGCTATAGGATAAGAAGGTCGAATCCGTTGGCGCAGGCAGGGTGCGCTCCATCAGGCACATGCCCGCGATTTCCCACACGCATTGGTTGATGCCGTTGCCTTGGTTTACATTGCTGTTGTAGCCGTAGCCTAGACCGATTTGGCCGTGCCAGCGGCGGCGTTTGCCCAGTTCGGACAGGTAGTTTTCCACGATGGGGCGGGTTTCAGCAGGAATATCTGTTTTCAGAACTTTTTCAAATGCGGCGGCGGACTCTTTGTTTTGGTTGTCTTCGGCATAAAACCGCCCCGCTTCGAGCAGCAGGCGGGGGTTGTCGGGTTCGGCTTCCAAGGCCGTCTGAAAACTGTTCTCCGCCGCGCGAGAATCCCCTTCGGCCCGTTTTTGCAGTGCATCGGCCAAATAAATCAGCGCAGGTTTGTGCTGCGGCAGTTTGGCGTAGCGGGCGGCAAACTGTCGCACCTTGTACCACTGCCGCGCGTTGAGGGCGTGGTAAATCGCACTTTCCAGTTCTTCCGCCGTATCGCCGACTTGGTAGATTTCACCATCTATCGAAATATAGCCGTCGTTTTCTTCCACTTTCTCGCGGGCCTGTTCCGTGTCCAGCCAGTCACTTTCTCGATATTGCTGCGTTTGGCGGCTGCCCTCGTCCAGCAGGCGGCGGCGTTCGTCTGCGGCATCGTCGGACGGGGCGGCAAAGCAGACCGTACAGAGCGGCAGGAAAAGCAGGCAGAGGCGGTGGGTCATGTGATGGGGTCCTTTGGGGCGGGGAGGCCGTCTGAAAGAAGTAAAAAACAGAAATTCCGCAAGGCAATACAGGTTTGTACGGCACTTCGGAAACAGGTCAGCCGCAGTATATTTATGCCTACTGCGGCTGCGGTTAAAAAACGGCGGTTTTCCTGATCGCGGGAACGTACGGCCAAACGCCGAAAACACCGGCATTCCCTAATCGCGTAAGCGGACAAGGTTATTTTTTCGCGCCGCCGAAGGCTACGTCGTCGCCTTTGTTGTTGTCAGTTCCGCGTTTGGCATAGCCTGCCATGGCTGCCGCGCCATTGCCGTAGAATTGTCCGGTAATGCCTTCGTTATTGCGGCCTGGGATGCTGTTGAATGTACCTTTTGAATTGGTAATTTCAACACCGTTAAAGCTCAAATCCCTATCGCCCGCGCGTTTCAGTGCGCCGCTCATAGAACCTTTGTCGCCCGTACCGAATGTGGCTTTGATTTCACCGGTATAGAAATCGTTTTTGCCCGGCGTGTGCTTGTTGATACCGACAACGTTATAGGTAGCCGCAGCCAAGTTTCTGGTGTTTTTGGTCGGATTCTCACCCACGAACCAAACCGTACGGTTGCCGTCGTTCATATTCAAATCCGTGCTGTTGGCGATCTGATTGCTGTTGCCTTTGCGCGGTGCCCATTCGCCGAAGAAGACGTTGGTTGCCGCAGTCGGCACTTTGGCAAAGGTCATGCCGCCGAATTTCGGTGCAATCGGTAACTTTGGGTCGGCCATTTGGCGTACGCTGAACACTTCGGTGTTGTTGGCACGTTTTTCATACCACACTTGGGCGAGTTTGGTTTTCGAGAACCAGCCCGCAATCGGGTTGATGTCGCCGGGTTGCAGGTATTTCGGATTGGCCGTGCCATTTGCATTGGCGTTCTGATTGCCGCCGTTGATGGGCGTATTGCCGTATTTGTTGCGGATGCGCTGCGCGGGTCCGGCTTCGAGGTTGATGGAATTCGAATAACGGTTGTTTCCATCGCTGTCTATACTGATACCGGCACGGTTTGCACCAAACGGCAGCGCATCCGATTTTTGAGTTTTCACACGGTTTGTACTTGATTCTCCATATATATTCTCTACAGCCAAGGCAGAACCAAAAGCACCCATCAAAAGGGCGGCTAAGACGGTTTGACGCACATTCATGTTGAGACTCCTAAGAAATTGAAAAAAGCCTGCTTATCTTTGAAATATAGATGGCGGCAGAAAGCAGAAAAAAGACCGTCATATAAAAATAATATTGATAATCAATATTATATATACTAATTTGTTTTTGACAATAGGTCTGATTGAAAATTTTAGAATTTCGCTTTTAGGCCGAAGGTAACCGTCCTACCTGGGCCGGGAACGGGGGTGCTGGACATCGGGTCTAGATAATAGCGGTTGGCGAGGTTAGTAACGCCGAAATTCAAGTCTATATGTTTCCCTATGCGGTAGCGGGCATAGGCATCTAAAAGGGTGGCGGCATGCCAGCCGTAGGGTTTGCCGTTGCGCTCATACACCTGCCCCGCGCCGTCGGCAATCAGCTTGTCGTAGTTTTTCCGCTCCGCCTTGCTGTGATGGATGGCGCGCATGCCCAATTCCAGTTTTTTGTTGAAGAAGCGCGTGCCGACATCAAGGGAAAGCGAATATTTCGGCTGCAGGGACTGGAAGAAGCGGCTGAGGCCGAAGCCGCCTTCCAGGCATTCGGGTACGCGTTGCAGGTAATAGTCGAATTTGAAGGCGATTTGTTTGTCGCAAACCGCGTGTTTCAAGCGGTAAGTACCGCCGAAGGAGGCGAAGAAGCGGCCGCTGTCGAGGCGGCTTTGCAGCTCCACCCCCTTGCTGACTGCCCTGTCGTATTGGATCATGCCGCCGTCCATATTGGATGTGTCGATTTGGTTTTTGATTTTATTGCTGTAGTAGGTGAGGCGGAGGTCGCCTTGGCGCAGCTTGGTGAAATGCGGGGCGAAATTGAAATTGTAGCCGACTTCCCAGTTGGTGCTTTTTTCGGGTTTTAGGTCGTATTCGGCAACAACTTCCCTGCGGAGTAGGGCGTTGCTGCTGACTCCGGTCAATTCATACAGGCTGGGGAAGCGGCTCATGCGGGCATAACGGGCAAAGAGGCGGTGGTTGTCGGCAAGATCGTAGCTGACCGCCAGCATGGGCGACCAGGAATGCGCGCGTTGCTCCTGCGGTATGCGCCAGCGGTCGGCTTCGCCGAATTGATGCCTGACCCAAGCAAGGTTGTGTGGATGAGCTAACCGGTCTCTAGCAAAATCATTATCGTCTTCCGGTGGTGTCTGATTTGTATTGGCCAGTGCTTGCGATTCGGTAATCTGTCCGGGAGCAATATGTAAATTCGCCCCCGGAATATAGCGGCGGTGGCTGCCGCCCTTGCCTTGCGGATTATTTACCATTTCGCGGTATTTCTCGGGAGCAAGCTGTACTTTGCTGTTGTCGAATTTTCCCGAAACAATTGGGATAATCTGTTTGCGGCGTAGGACATATAGCACATCGGTATTTTTATCGCCATGTGTATATTCAACAAGCTGTCCATTTGGTTTGGCATACAAGCGTGTTTCCTGATCAACGAGAGTATCATGCGGATCAAAATCGTAACCGTTTTTTTCCTTAAAACGGCGGTTAAGGTCTTGATATTCTGCAACCTGTCCTCCGATTCTATCAGGGTTATAAAGCTGCAACATTCGCTTTTGGTTGGCAATATCTTCTTCATCCGCCAATTCAAAATACGGCATCATCAGGCCGGTAACATAGCTGTCCGAACCCAGGCCATACTGATACCAGGGGTTGCGTGCGGCACGCTGCCGCGCCAGTTCGATATTGCGTCCTTTAAAGTTCTGATAGCGCACGCCCGCCTGTATGTTCAGGCGGGAAGTCGGTTTCCAGTCGAAGACCAGGTTCGCGCCCCATTCGCGCTTTTTCGCCGACTGCGGGCCGCCCAAGGCCGCCATGCGAGTCAGTACGCCGAAAGTATTCATCAAATCATTGCTGTCGGCGGTATCGGTGCGTTCTTCCAGTGTTTCGCGCTGGTAGTCGGCGGCGAGGGTGAGGCTGAGTTTGTCGGAAAGGCGGAAGCGGTTGCTGAGGTTGAAGCCGTTGCGGACGACGTCGGTACGCTGCCGCGCACCGGGAACGATGATACGGTCGGGATGTTCGATGTAGTAGCGTTCCTGATTCAGCTTTTGCTTCAGTTCGGCCAGGTTCATCAGCCTGCCCAGATGGTTGGTCTGGTCGGTCATCACATTTTTATCGGCGGGCGTGATGGCGTAGTAGCCGCCCGTATGCCCCATCCAGCGGTCAGTAATCGCACGGTTGTTTTCATCGTATTCTGCCAGCTTGCGGGCGATTTTGTCGGGCGTGTCTTCTATCATGCGCAGCACTTCTTCATGGGTTCGCGCCGAACCGTAGGTGTTCGACGTCATCGCGCTTTCGCAGCTTTCCCCCCGCAGGTTAGGTGAGGGCTGTTTGCGTATGTTGCACCAATACCAAAGGTCGTACTCATAGTCGGGCGTAATGACGCCGACGACGGGGCCGCCGCTCTGATGGCGGTTGCTGTCGGTCTTCACCCGCCACATATCGGCCTGAAAATCTATCCATTTGTTGTTTTGCGGCTTCCATTCGTAGCCGATTTTGTAGGTTTTGCTGTCGATTTTCGTCCCTATGCCCGGTGCCTGCTGCGCAGGTTCGTCTAGGGATTGTTCGGCGAAACCGAGTATCCATGCCGTTATCAGGGGGTTGATTTCGCCGAAGCCGATTTTGTTGTCCATATATTGCAGGCTGATTTTTTGGTTGCCCGGCAGATACCAGTTGTTTTTCAGCAGCAGGGTTTTGGTGTCGGTGTGGCTGTTCATGATTTCTTCGCCCGGCCTGAACAGGACGGCCATATTCGGCACCAGGCTGGCGGAAGATTTGCAGAGTATGTCTTTTTCCCGTGGCGATTTGTCGGGATACTGGTCGTAACAGGCATCTGCACCGTAAATGGGGTTGTTGAGGTAGCTCTGATAACCGCGTTTGCCCGCGTAGTAGTTGCCTTTTTGGCGGTGGCTGTATGCGGCAAGGCCGTCTGTAATGTCGGTTTTGAAGGCGGCGGACAACATCAGCTGCCTGTCGTCTTTGAAGTTGGTGTGGCTTTTGCCGCCCGCATACTTGGTACCCGCGATGCCTTCGTCCAACAACAGGGCGGTGGGGGAAGGTTTGCCGGTATAGCCGGTCAATACATCGGGCATACCCGATACCCCGTCCGCCGTCGCGCCTATGGGCGAGAGAGTGCGGTAGTCGCGGCCTAAGAATTGGCGCAGGTCGTTTTTCTGCGCCACGGTGTTGCCGGAAAACTCGGTTTTGACTTCGATTCCCCAGTTTCTCCCTTCGGGGATGATGTCGGAAGGTTCGATGGTGCGGATAGACATCGCGCCGCCGACGCCCGATTTCACGCCGCGCGTGAGGGCCGGGCTTTTTTCCACCGCGATGCTGCGGAACAGGGCGGGGTCGAGGTAGTTGCGGTCGCCCACGCCGTAGTTGTTGAGCCAGACATCGACCGTCTGCTCCGTACCGTCCAGCGTTACGGGGATACGGCCTTTGCCGGTGATGCCGCGTATGTTGGGCGTAATCGCGCCGCCGGCGGTGCGGGTGTTCATGTTGTACACGCCGTTTAGGCCTTTGAGCACGTCGCCGGCGGATTGGACGCGGTAGCGTTCGAGGTATTCTTTGCCGACATAGGCGTTGGAGACGTTTTTGTAATACACGTCGTCCGCGCCTTTTTGGTCGTTGGTACGTTTGCCACTGACAACAACGGTATCCAATTCCTGGTATTGTTCTGGTCGAGCTGAGGTTTCGATGGTATTGGCAACGGTTAATGTACTGAACGCGCTGGCAAGGCTGAGAATGATTATTTTGGGTTTGGGAGTAAAAGCAGACATAGTTTCTCTTTGTTAAGAACTTAATATAATAGGTTAAAATACTCTTTTATATAAAAAATATAAAATTTTTAAATATTATTAATATTTATATCATAATTGATTATTCTTATCATTATTGAAATAATTTAATAAATAGTCGTTTTTATCATAATTTTATTTGGATAATATTCAGATAAATAGAGAGATGAAAAGGCCGTCTGAAAATTTTCAGACGGCCTTTTATTTCATTTGCTTTGAGAATCAATCAAGCAAGATTATTTCTCAGCTTCTTCAAAACCGACGACTTCGAGGCCGAAGCCGGTGAGGCCGGTGAAGGATGAAGGCTGGCCGAGGACGCGCAGTTTTTTGACGTTGAGGCCAGCGAGAATTTGTGCGCCTATGCCGTAGCTTTTGCTGTCCCATTTGTAGGCTTGGTTTGCGCCTTTGGGCAGGGTGCGGTCGAGCAGGGTGGCGCCGTCTTCGGTACGGTGCAGGAGGATGACTACGCCGCTTTCGGCTTGTTGGATGCGCTCAAGGGCTTTGGGCAATGACCAGGAATGGCGCGGGTTGGCTTGGATGAAGTCCATGACGCTGAAGGGTTCGTGGACGCGGACGAGGGTTTCTTCGTCGGCGGTTGGTGTACCTTTGACGAGGGCGAGGTGGGTTTCGCCTGAGAGTTTGTCGACGTAAACGTGTTGTTGGAACTCGCCCCACGGGGTTTGTACGGGTGCGTTGCCCATGTCTTCGAGCAGGCTTTCGGTGCGGCTGCGGTATTCGATGAGGTCGGTAATGGTGCCGATTTTGAGGTTGTGTTCTTCGGCGAATTTCATCAGTTCGGGCATGCGCGCCATGGTGCCGTCGTCGTTGATGATTTCGCAGATGACGGCGGCGGGAATCAGGCCGTTCATTTGTGCCAGATCAACGCCGGCTTCTGTGTGTCCTGCGCGGACGAGTACGCCGCCTTTTTGGGCACGCAATGGGAAGATGTGGCCGGGTTGGACGATGTCTTCTGGTTTGGCGGATGGGGAAACGGCGGTTTGAATGGTCAGGGCGCGATCGGCGGCGGAGATGCCGGTGGTAATGCCGTGGGCGGCTTCGATGGAGACGGTAAAGTTGGTACCGTATTGCGCGCCGTTTTTCTGGGTCATCATGGGCAGGCCGAGTTTTTCGACCATTTCGCCGTCCATCGGCAGGCAGACCAGGCCGCGTGCGTGTTTAATCATGAAGTTGATGGCTTCGGGGGTAACGAATTGGGCGGCCATCAGCAAGTCGCCTTCGTTTTCGCGGTCTTCGGCATCGGTGATGATGACCATTTTGCCGGCTTTGATGTCTGCTAGGATTTCTGGGATGGTGGAGATGTGGGACATGGTATTTCTTTCTTGGCTGATGGTGGGGGCGTGGCGGTCTTGGTGGTCTTGATCCAGCCACATGTCAGGCATATTGGCTGCCTGCTCGATTTTTCGGGCTTTTTTCTCGCCGAAAGATTTGTTTTTCAACAGGGCGGACAGCTCGCCTTGGTTGATGGCGATGGCTTGTGCAAACTTGGTCTGCTGGCCGTTGTGGTGTTGTGTTATCCATTGCCGCAGGTTGTGGCGGCGCAGGTCGGTGGTGTTCATGATGAGATGGAATTGAATTGTGTGTAATGGATTGTAGTCTTGTCTTTACCAAAAGGCAAACTTTGTTTATTGAGTTTTTTTATTACTTTT includes these proteins:
- a CDS encoding Slam-dependent surface lipoprotein; translation: MNVRQTVLAALLMGAFGSALAVENIYGESSTNRVKTQKSDALPFGANRAGISIDSDGNNRYSNSINLEAGPAQRIRNKYGNTPINGGNQNANANGTANPKYLQPGDINPIAGWFSKTKLAQVWYEKRANNTEVFSVRQMADPKLPIAPKFGGMTFAKVPTAATNVFFGEWAPRKGNSNQIANSTDLNMNDGNRTVWFVGENPTKNTRNLAAATYNVVGINKHTPGKNDFYTGEIKATFGTGDKGSMSGALKRAGDRDLSFNGVEITNSKGTFNSIPGRNNEGITGQFYGNGAAAMAGYAKRGTDNNKGDDVAFGGAKK
- a CDS encoding surface lipoprotein assembly modifier encodes the protein MTHRLCLLFLPLCTVCFAAPSDDAADERRRLLDEGSRQTQQYRESDWLDTEQAREKVEENDGYISIDGEIYQVGDTAEELESAIYHALNARQWYKVRQFAARYAKLPQHKPALIYLADALQKRAEGDSRAAENSFQTALEAEPDNPRLLLEAGRFYAEDNQNKESAAAFEKVLKTDIPAETRPIVENYLSELGKRRRWHGQIGLGYGYNSNVNQGNGINQCVWEIAGMCLMERTLPAPTDSTFLSYSATAEKTVPLKGHHGVQVRSVLYGNRYTEKDKDSAAMPDYGYHNGSLYAGYAYADARSSFSLLPYFEYDFRNRHTHYRAWGVDADWSRTLSPRWRVNARAGAKKTGYGGQSKDYFADYKQYELGAGAEFSITPKSGLFANFDATRKAYPEKSSSSKEYTTRLGAYSFFSSGTYLNAILLHRRSLYDAANFVSDNRRRRDNQYIMIAVVGFPQWNLKGVYPEFRFRRSISHSNTAHYRYRQNEWLLNFKYRF
- the tdfG gene encoding TonB-dependent receptor TdfG, which gives rise to MSAFTPKPKIIILSLASAFSTLTVANTIETSARPEQYQELDTVVVSGKRTNDQKGADDVYYKNVSNAYVGKEYLERYRVQSAGDVLKGLNGVYNMNTRTAGGAITPNIRGITGKGRIPVTLDGTEQTVDVWLNNYGVGDRNYLDPALFRSIAVEKSPALTRGVKSGVGGAMSIRTIEPSDIIPEGRNWGIEVKTEFSGNTVAQKNDLRQFLGRDYRTLSPIGATADGVSGMPDVLTGYTGKPSPTALLLDEGIAGTKYAGGKSHTNFKDDRQLMLSAAFKTDITDGLAAYSHRQKGNYYAGKRGYQSYLNNPIYGADACYDQYPDKSPREKDILCKSSASLVPNMAVLFRPGEEIMNSHTDTKTLLLKNNWYLPGNQKISLQYMDNKIGFGEINPLITAWILGFAEQSLDEPAQQAPGIGTKIDSKTYKIGYEWKPQNNKWIDFQADMWRVKTDSNRHQSGGPVVGVITPDYEYDLWYWCNIRKQPSPNLRGESCESAMTSNTYGSARTHEEVLRMIEDTPDKIARKLAEYDENNRAITDRWMGHTGGYYAITPADKNVMTDQTNHLGRLMNLAELKQKLNQERYYIEHPDRIIVPGARQRTDVVRNGFNLSNRFRLSDKLSLTLAADYQRETLEERTDTADSNDLMNTFGVLTRMAALGGPQSAKKREWGANLVFDWKPTSRLNIQAGVRYQNFKGRNIELARQRAARNPWYQYGLGSDSYVTGLMMPYFELADEEDIANQKRMLQLYNPDRIGGQVAEYQDLNRRFKEKNGYDFDPHDTLVDQETRLYAKPNGQLVEYTHGDKNTDVLYVLRRKQIIPIVSGKFDNSKVQLAPEKYREMVNNPQGKGGSHRRYIPGANLHIAPGQITESQALANTNQTPPEDDNDFARDRLAHPHNLAWVRHQFGEADRWRIPQEQRAHSWSPMLAVSYDLADNHRLFARYARMSRFPSLYELTGVSSNALLRREVVAEYDLKPEKSTNWEVGYNFNFAPHFTKLRQGDLRLTYYSNKIKNQIDTSNMDGGMIQYDRAVSKGVELQSRLDSGRFFASFGGTYRLKHAVCDKQIAFKFDYYLQRVPECLEGGFGLSRFFQSLQPKYSLSLDVGTRFFNKKLELGMRAIHHSKAERKNYDKLIADGAGQVYERNGKPYGWHAATLLDAYARYRIGKHIDLNFGVTNLANRYYLDPMSSTPVPGPGRTVTFGLKAKF
- the ribBA gene encoding bifunctional 3,4-dihydroxy-2-butanone-4-phosphate synthase/GTP cyclohydrolase II, translated to MNTTDLRRHNLRQWITQHHNGQQTKFAQAIAINQGELSALLKNKSFGEKKARKIEQAANMPDMWLDQDHQDRHAPTISQERNTMSHISTIPEILADIKAGKMVIITDAEDRENEGDLLMAAQFVTPEAINFMIKHARGLVCLPMDGEMVEKLGLPMMTQKNGAQYGTNFTVSIEAAHGITTGISAADRALTIQTAVSPSAKPEDIVQPGHIFPLRAQKGGVLVRAGHTEAGVDLAQMNGLIPAAVICEIINDDGTMARMPELMKFAEEHNLKIGTITDLIEYRSRTESLLEDMGNAPVQTPWGEFQQHVYVDKLSGETHLALVKGTPTADEETLVRVHEPFSVMDFIQANPRHSWSLPKALERIQQAESGVVILLHRTEDGATLLDRTLPKGANQAYKWDSKSYGIGAQILAGLNVKKLRVLGQPSSFTGLTGFGLEVVGFEEAEK